A region of Desulfolithobacter dissulfuricans DNA encodes the following proteins:
- a CDS encoding nucleoside recognition protein, which produces MGFSFRESLRAALRSGFLILKLIIPLYILADILLYFDLLRHITFLFAPVTSVLQLPAEAAMAIAGGVFLNLYAAIAFAAPLGLSPYQWTILAVFLGVCHSLPVESAVMRKLGVAYWYSALLRVIMAFVSVGPVMLMPDSFFGDQATSGPVTLARYDSFLQMLRGSLGGSLLLSLKIIGLITLIIFVMDWVKSTRFMQEYTRKVNTSFSIIVGQLLGITYGAGILIREVNDGHLSRENVFYIATFLMICHSIIEDALLFVLFGASYWVIVTVRLIAAFLFSFVLLRLFDRRLVPHQTVESIPR; this is translated from the coding sequence TGGCTTCCTCATCCTCAAACTGATCATTCCCCTCTATATTCTCGCCGACATTCTGCTCTACTTCGACCTTCTGCGGCACATCACCTTTCTCTTTGCGCCGGTGACCTCGGTCCTGCAGCTGCCCGCCGAGGCGGCCATGGCCATAGCCGGAGGCGTGTTCCTCAACCTGTACGCGGCCATTGCCTTTGCCGCTCCCCTGGGGCTGAGTCCCTACCAGTGGACCATCCTGGCGGTTTTTCTTGGCGTCTGCCATTCCCTCCCCGTGGAATCGGCGGTGATGAGGAAACTGGGCGTGGCCTACTGGTACTCGGCCCTGCTCAGGGTCATCATGGCCTTTGTCAGTGTCGGGCCGGTGATGCTGATGCCGGATTCCTTTTTCGGGGATCAGGCAACCTCCGGCCCGGTGACCCTGGCCCGGTACGACAGTTTCCTGCAGATGCTCAGGGGATCGCTTGGCGGATCGCTGCTCCTGTCCCTTAAGATCATCGGTCTTATTACCCTGATCATCTTTGTCATGGACTGGGTGAAATCCACCCGGTTCATGCAGGAGTATACCCGAAAGGTCAATACTTCCTTTTCCATCATTGTCGGCCAGCTGCTTGGTATCACCTATGGGGCCGGTATCCTGATCCGGGAGGTCAACGATGGTCACCTGAGCCGGGAGAATGTCTTCTATATCGCCACATTTCTCATGATCTGCCACTCTATCATCGAGGATGCCCTGCTCTTTGTCCTCTTTGGCGCCAGTTACTGGGTCATTGTCACGGTCCGCCTCATCGCTGCCTTTCTCTTCAGTTTTGTCCTTCTGCGGCTCTTTGACCGCCGGCTTGTACCCCACCAGACGGTCGAGTCCATTCCCCGCTGA